Part of the Sorghum bicolor cultivar BTx623 chromosome 1, Sorghum_bicolor_NCBIv3, whole genome shotgun sequence genome, AATACAGGTAACGTCACCAGGTGGCAACACTGTGCACACATTGAAGGGAAAATCTGGTGACAAATTTGAGTTTAAAGCTCCGAGGGGTGGCATGTACAAGTTCTGCTTCCATAACCCATATGGAGCGCCTGAAACTGTTTCTTTCTACATTCATGTTGGGCACATACCCAATGAGCACAATCTGGCGAAAGATGGTTAGTTTACTGCCTTTCTATCTTAAGCTTCTCAGCACCTGCCTACTCTATCAATCTTAACCGTTTTGCAAACACTAAACAACCATCAAttcgtttgattttttttacctTCATCACTGTTCAGAGTTATGTGTCATTCGTCCAGTGTTAACACTTTAGCACTGCCATGTGTAAACAATGTCTCATTTCTGTTGCAGAGCACTTGGATCCTATCAACGTCAAAATCGCGGAGCTGAAGGAAGCATTAGAATCTGTCACCGCCGAGCAGAAGTACCTAAAAGCACGCGAAGCTCGTCACCGACACAGTAAGCTCAATGGACTTGGGACTTGCATGTGCTATTATTACATCTCTGGAATGTTTAGCACATTATAAGCATTTATTATGCtagttcttttttcttttgaaaaataaTAACGTCAATGCTAACAGCAAGAAGGACCCCCTATCAGTTAGAAGTCAGAACTCATTCTTGTCATCATTTCTGAATGCATTAGAGTTAGAGCGCAACAAATTAAGAGATTAGCATCCGTCTATTCTTCACCTATCTAAGTTTGTATCTAGTTTTATCATGGCATACTTATTGAATCAATGTGTTCTTCAATGTAGAGGGGACAACCAGATAATTTTGTTTAGGGGCCATTTGGATCCTTTCACTTGGAGGAATTGAAATCTACTTAATAAACTAGGCTATTTGGCTTGGAATTTGACATTCCagcactttccaaagttcacatATAATATAAGCCTATCTCAAATTCATAGGGTGGGAGATGGAAATTGATTCTATAGATCACCGCGCTATGTTTTCTACTTTGCAACTTATAACACGCTATTCAACTCACTCCCCTACGGTACAAATGCAACACATAAGTATCTCTCTCGTATAGCCAACAATAATATACAAATATAATCCATATAGAACCATATTAGCTTAATTAATATGTGTCTAGATTATGATTATTAAAATGAATTCAATTCTAAGGATCCAAACGGGGCCTAGTGAAATTGTTCAACCTGTTCTGTTTTGCCTGCCTCTTTCAGTTTTACTTTCTATTCAAGTAAAAAAATGCCTTGTACTGAGATCTCTAGAAAATCTAGGAAACAAATGTCTAATTACGTAGCAGGGGACAGGACATTATGGATACATTTTCTTCTGTTGATCTTTTCATGTATTTATTGCTACCGTTTGATGACAATGCGGAGCTAATTTTCATGCTTTGATTCCCAGCTAATGAGAGTACCAGAAAGCGTGTCATGTTCTATACAATGGCAGAGTACATAGCTTTCATGGCAGCTAGCGCGTTGCAAGTCCTCTACATCCGCCGCTTGTTCAGTAAAAATGTGGGATACAACAGAGTGTAGGATACAACTCTACTTCAAAGGCGACATTGCAAGCACCACATGGCCGGAACGGGAAACATTCTCTGCCAATTTGACAAATTGTAGCTCTgcaccctctcttttttcttcttcttttgttaGATTATGAGAAACACTTTTTAATTTATATCATCGTGTACTTTTAGCAACACTTGTGATATGTTAAGTGCATTTGATGCTGAACATAGTCCATAATTAATCTTCAGAGGATTGTTATGAAAGTTAGTATTGTTCTGCTACCGATTTGATTGTTAATCCTGTGATGTCTATAAGAACAGTTATGTCTCCATGCCACTCTTAGGAGCAGAAGAGTGTTACATCTGACAGTAGGACCGTGGTGACATTGTGGGTTAATTTTGTTTCGTGGCACCATTTCACGCCTTAGAAGCCCTGTTTGGATCCATAGAACTAACAACTAGTTGACTAATTTTTAGTCCCTAAACATTCAAACAGGTGGACTAAGGCGGACTAACTGTTATTCTACTAGTTATGAACTAGTTATTAGTTCACTAGTTGTTAGTCATAGTCATCCAAACAGGCACTTAGATTGAACATAACAAGTTGTTTAATGGAaaacgtgtgtgtgtgtgtgtgtgtgtacctAAACTCTGAACAGAATTCCACCTCGCACTTGCAGTGCACATTTCCGGGCATCTGGCACATAATTAGTGTTTTTAACtatataaaaaaatgaaaaattggAGAGGCAATGGGAATGGCATCCGTAGCATGGTCGACACAACTGTGCTAATTTAGTTTATAGTATTCTTCAATAAGAATAGGGGTTCAAATTAGTGACTCTAAGGTGGCGTCTTCAAAATGGGTTTCCACCACACTTATTTTGAAAAAACTGTACAATTTGTTGAACCAAACTGGGTCACCAACTCGCACCTCTTGTATGAAAAATCAAGAGATCGAAACCAAGCTGAACAATAATGTGGTCAAATAAAACTGTGCAATTCACAGCTATACCAAGCCACAATGCCACATCACAGGCAGCAGCATCACCATGCCCCAGTTTCGACTCTCTCTCTATTGGAGCAGTAGGGAATACTTATTTACTTACTAGAACTCCTGATGCACATAGAAGTTGTTGTATATGTATATCAAATCAAATACTTCACAATAAAGTACActaacatttttatttgacatttGAGTTAAAATTTACATAGGGGAGTATCATTTGTTGCACCATGACAGAGGTTTGAACTTGAACATGCATATCTTTCTGGTCAGAATAAAACTGCAGACCTTTGTTTGATCGTATTGCTTTCATATAATCACACTCTTGGCCACTGTGGGCTGACTACCTGCAGAGTAAATAAACAAAATCATCAGTAACGAGCATATCATGTTTTTACTTAGCATGTACATATTTGACGGTGCTGCTATAAACCTCTAATGTGCTGAAAACTAACTGCATGCGGCTAGCAACTACTGATGGTTCCTCTGAATTTCCTGTGACAGCCATCTGTTCCAGCTGCAAGGTTTTCACTGGTAACCTGCAGCGTCAATTATTTTAGGAACATGTATGAGATTCTGAGATAAAAGAAGAACAACGCTACTGGCAGAAGCTGCCCCTTACCATGCCATTCCTTTGACATAGTAAGCGTTTGCGATTATAGCACAAAATCCTTTCCACTGATGCAAGACGTCAGCTGACACCGGTGGGTTAGTAGACCACCTGGTAACTGTTAGTTGTGGTGTGCACAATATTGTGATGAACACTATACTGAGCCACATAATGCACTCACGAATCTGCATAAAAGAGTATCGCTGAGGCAAATAATGAAACTAGAGAAGTTCttattggggggggggggggggggtgcatTTGCATCACAAACATGCCCACTACTGAGTTACATGATACCTTATAAAAGCTTCATATCTTGCCAATGAGAACTAGTGAGTGGGCTTACTCTACTGAATACAAAAACtgacaaaaataaagatattgcgTAAAACAAATCAAAGTGCATTTTTTTCTAAAGCAACAGATCAAAGCAAAACTGTTTGAGTTCGACTTGACTACAAAAGCTGCAGTATAAAAATGTAAATGCATAACAGAAAATGATACTGAACAgcaatataaaaaaaatgatgCAGCACATGATTGTCAGAGCATGCTAACCTCAAAGGAGTGGACTTTGAACTTCGAGCTGGTCCCCCCTAAGGACCCTAAGCCTTCAATCTCTAGACCAGAATCTTCAAGATCCATAAGTTCCTTTCTAAGCCCCTCATCTGTACACCCTAGTGCATATGCGGTCACTCCAGCACTGACAAACTCCTGATTATATCCTCAGATACAGTAATTACTAATCAGCAAACCGAAAAAACTTCTGGCAAATATGGTGAAGATTCGACAAGAATCAATACTTTTAGGTtttctccacctcctcctcgaTCAATAATTTTCTTATATCGCTTGAATAAACTGATCGCTATGTTACGTGATGAGCGGAATTCATCATCGGGCGAAGCATTAACATGGAATCGATGCTGCATACAACAAAATGCTTTAATAAGAGGGGAAAAAAACAGTGATCAAAATCACAAAAAGGAGGGCAAGGAATACCAGCCAGTGCCTTGTAGTTCTTTTATTTAAGCTTTTACACAGAAGATGGCTGGTTCTAGTGAAGTTAACTTTGTGGCTGTGAACAATGTGTGGCTTCTGTACATGATGGCCTTCTGCTGAACTGCAAACTGCACTGCATCCTAATTTACAATGAAAAGCAGAGGCACTCTTTTCAGAGAGTTTTAGGTCCCGGCAAGAACTAGGCCTCACAAAAGGAACAGTTTCATGTAGCATCAGCATGACTGATTACTCATCAGACTCCAAGCTATATGCACATTCCTCTGAAAACAGGAGAGGACTCCAGAAGGCAATTCAACCTACGACAGAGTATGCTTTAATCAATCACAAACAAGAACTAGGAGCACCACAGATCTTGCATGCTTAAATTATGCTTAATTATAACAAGCAGCCTCCTAAACCAACTTCAGCGGCATATGAGAGATGCATCCAAACATTAAAATCAAGCAAAATGATTATTCTTTCTCACACATCGTGAGATGCGTCGAAACATTAAAATTAATCTTCAAAACAAACTTTTACATCTCTTCACATAATACAATTGCCTTAATAACCCAAAATGACACatttaaaaaacaaaaagaaatgaaaaataAGAAACACACCACAAAGCTATCTGCACATTCCTCTGAAAACAGGAGAGGACTCCAGAAGGCAATTCAACCTACGACAGAGTATGCTTTAATCAATCACCAAGAAGAAGTAGGAGCACCTCAGATTTTGCATGCTTAAATTATGCTCAATTATAACAAGCAGTCTGCTAATCTCCCAAATTTAGTGGCATAGGTGGAATGCGTCCAAATCAAGCAAAATGAATACTCTTTCTCACACAGCGTATCATAAGTTAAAAGCATGAGCACTGTTGCTGAATGAACCGACCAAAACATATTTCCTATCAATATACTGAATACAAGAGAAGCAGAAATTATCCCATGTTACTCAGCAAGAAAAGCTAATTCACAGACCATCATGTTCCAACTTCCAACAACGAACTTCATCTTCATGCCTGcttaagtttcaaaacagacaTTTACGTCTCTTCACATAATACAATTGCCTTAAGACAcattaaaaaacaaaaagaaatgaaaaaaaaagaaacacccCACAAAGCTCTCTACTAGCATCATTCCACCCAGAATACTTGATGTCAGTTAACACTCATTTGAATACCGATGTAACACTAAATACCTGCGGGTTTATATTTCATAAAGAAGCAagccatggtccataggaagaAGAAAACAAATCAGTAtcgaaaaaaaaaaggcatATTCCCCATTCAAACAACACAATGAAATAAAACTGAAGATCCCGGCTCATGAATACTAGCCCAAACAAGCAACCTGCCTACGGGTACCAGATGTCCAGATCCCATCACCAGGTACTCAGCTGAAACAATCCGAACGCGAGCAACGAACTGCAAGGGGAGCAGGCCTCACTCACCTCCCGGTGGGGGGGCAGCGGCCGGAAGATGGCTGGCGCCTGGCGGTGTCTCCAAGAAGGTGGGAGTGGGACGGGAGAGGTGGGGACGTGGAAATATATAGATACGTGGAGGGGTTAAGTGGCTAAAAAATTTGGCGAGCGAAATGTAATAAGCGAGCAAGAAATTCTCAAAGGCCACAATAAAAAACGACTGGC contains:
- the LOC8085953 gene encoding transmembrane emp24 domain-containing protein p24beta3 codes for the protein MARWRPAVLLVVALAAVLSAAWRADALSVTVTDTECIHEFVPYEGDTVSGNFVVVDHDIFWSSDHPGIDLTVTSPGGNTVHTLKGKSGDKFEFKAPRGGMYKFCFHNPYGAPETVSFYIHVGHIPNEHNLAKDEHLDPINVKIAELKEALESVTAEQKYLKAREARHRHTNESTRKRVMFYTMAEYIAFMAASALQVLYIRRLFSKNVGYNRV
- the LOC110431858 gene encoding uncharacterized protein LOC110431858, producing the protein MLMLHETVPFVRPSSCRDLKLSEKSASAFHCKLGCSAVCSSAEGHHVQKPHIVHSHKVNFTRTSHLLCKSLNKRTTRHWLHRFHVNASPDDEFRSSRNIAISLFKRYKKIIDRGGGGENLKEFVSAGVTAYALGCTDEGLRKELMDLEDSGLEIEGLGSLGGTSSKFKVHSFEIRECIMWLSIVFITILCTPQLTVTRWSTNPPVSADVLHQWKGFCAIIANAYYVKGMAWLPVKTLQLEQMAVTGNSEEPSVVASRMQLVFSTLEVVSPQWPRV